In a genomic window of Penaeus vannamei isolate JL-2024 chromosome 38, ASM4276789v1, whole genome shotgun sequence:
- the LOC138859821 gene encoding spore coat protein SP65-like, giving the protein MTTIAGTCWNYNHRTTTTAGTTITGTTTTPGTTITGTITTTGTTIPGTTTAGTTITGTTTAGTTITGTTTAGTTITGTTTAGTTITGTTTTAGTTITGTTTTAGTTITGTTTTAGTTITGTTTTAGTITGTTTTAGTTITTATTTAGTTTTVGTTTAGTTIAGTTTTAGTTTTDGTTTTAGTTTIAGTTTIAGTTTIAGTTTTAGTTTAA; this is encoded by the exons ATGACAACCATTGCTGGAACCTGCTGGAACTACAACCACA GaactacaaccactgctggaacaaCCATTACAGGAACTACAACCACTCCTGGAACAACCATTACAGGAACTATAACCACTACTGGAACAACCATTCCAGGAACTACCACTGCTGGAACAACCATTACAGGAACTACCACTGCTGGAACAACCATTACAGGAACTACCACTGCTGGAACAACCATTACAGGAACTACCACTGCTGGAACAACCATTACAGGaactacaaccactgctggaacaaCCATTACAGGaactacaaccactgctggaacaaCCATTACAGGaactacaaccactgctggaacaaCCATTACAGGaactacaaccactgctggaaccaTTACAGGaactacaaccactgctggaacaaCAATCACTACTGCAACTACAACTGCTGGAACAACAACCACTGTTGgaacaaccactgctggaacaaCCATTGCTGGaactacaaccactgctggaactacaaccactgatggaactacaaccactgctggaactaCAACCATTGCTGGAACTACAACCATTGCTGGAACTACAACCATTGCTGGAACTACCACCACTGCTGGAACAACAACCGCTGCTTAA